From the Terriglobia bacterium genome, one window contains:
- a CDS encoding isocitrate/isopropylmalate dehydrogenase family protein, with protein MDRSEAIEKAKAHFGKVVAEQLDRVERMKSALDWVDYAAMKPIVIGVLGGDGIGPFIAEESRRVLAFVLREQVASGKVVLRDIEGLTIERRAAEGQAIPAAVLAEIEKCPVLLKGPTTTPRKGDPWPNVESANVAMRRSLDLFANVRPVRVPKEGIDWIFFRENTEGAYVLGSKGINVTEDLAFDFTVATTQGSERLIRLAFEHAHRNGIPRLTLVSKANVVKTTDGKFLEIGYRVAKEYPRIEVDDWYIDIMTAKLVDPKRRSQFRVVVLPNLYGDILTDEAAEFQGGVGTAGSANIGKRYAMFEAIHGSAPRMVQEGRAKYADPSSMVRAAAFLVGHIGFPQQARRLEMALDICGQYERRLEITGRPTGVTGREFCDYILETLQSADLEERWTHYR; from the coding sequence ATGGACCGCAGCGAAGCGATCGAGAAGGCCAAGGCGCACTTCGGGAAGGTCGTCGCGGAGCAGCTCGACCGGGTCGAGCGAATGAAGTCGGCGCTCGACTGGGTGGACTACGCGGCCATGAAGCCGATCGTCATCGGCGTCCTCGGTGGCGACGGGATCGGTCCCTTCATCGCCGAGGAATCGCGCCGAGTGCTGGCGTTCGTGCTCCGGGAGCAGGTCGCGTCGGGGAAGGTGGTGCTGCGGGACATCGAGGGGCTGACCATCGAGCGGAGGGCCGCCGAAGGCCAGGCGATCCCCGCCGCCGTGCTCGCCGAGATCGAGAAGTGCCCGGTCTTGCTCAAGGGACCGACGACCACGCCGCGGAAGGGCGACCCGTGGCCCAACGTGGAGAGCGCGAACGTGGCCATGCGGCGCAGCCTGGACCTCTTCGCCAACGTCCGCCCGGTCCGGGTGCCGAAGGAGGGGATCGACTGGATCTTCTTCCGCGAGAACACCGAGGGGGCCTACGTTCTCGGCTCCAAGGGGATCAACGTCACCGAGGACCTCGCGTTCGACTTCACGGTGGCGACGACCCAGGGAAGCGAGCGGCTGATCCGCCTGGCGTTCGAGCACGCCCACCGGAACGGCATCCCGAGGCTGACCCTGGTGAGCAAGGCCAACGTCGTGAAGACCACCGACGGGAAGTTCCTCGAGATCGGCTACCGTGTGGCGAAGGAGTACCCTCGGATCGAGGTCGACGACTGGTACATCGACATCATGACGGCCAAGCTCGTGGACCCGAAGCGCCGCAGCCAGTTCCGGGTCGTGGTGCTGCCGAACCTCTACGGCGACATCCTCACCGACGAGGCCGCCGAGTTCCAGGGGGGCGTCGGCACCGCGGGCTCCGCCAACATCGGAAAGCGCTACGCCATGTTCGAGGCGATCCACGGCTCGGCCCCGCGCATGGTTCAGGAAGGCCGGGCCAAGTACGCGGATCCGTCCAGCATGGTGCGGGCGGCGGCGTTCCTCGTCGGCCACATCGGATTTCCGCAGCAGGCACGGCGCCTCGAGATGGCCCTCGACATCTGCGGGCAGTACGAGCGGAGGCTCGAGATCACCGGGCGGCCCACGGGCGTCACCGGGCGGGAGTTCTGCGATTACATCCTGGAGACGCTGCAGTCCGCCGATCTCGAGGAGAGGTGGACGCATTACCGGTAA
- a CDS encoding thiopeptide-type bacteriocin biosynthesis protein, giving the protein MTTRDGLSTLLHAPREEHEALVRDFVTPLALEFASDPRLRALFFGRHNEPDWHLRVSVVGDPEWVRGPLPVLVERRLAALEATRRLSGHEFAAYEREEARFGGVEGARLAERIFHHDTLACLARIEVESRGEAARSRREYCLLMTERLLDLLRFDRDRRIAFYHHGYSFEIELGRWGPGERDALERHYRSIKDGLLELLRSEPGRDPAFLWGGVAAAAAAESCIEALRPLVGDLLGGLGAGTIRKGAADLAWSLAHMHANRLQIEADAEAILRYFMHRLHEEERIVTA; this is encoded by the coding sequence ATGACGACGCGCGACGGCCTCTCCACCCTGCTCCATGCCCCGAGAGAAGAGCACGAGGCCTTGGTCCGCGACTTCGTCACGCCGCTCGCCCTCGAGTTCGCCTCGGACCCGCGCCTTCGCGCGCTGTTCTTCGGGCGCCACAACGAGCCCGACTGGCACCTCCGCGTCTCGGTGGTCGGAGACCCCGAGTGGGTTCGCGGCCCCCTCCCCGTCCTCGTGGAGCGCCGGCTTGCCGCGCTCGAGGCCACCCGGCGCCTGTCCGGACACGAGTTCGCCGCGTACGAGCGAGAGGAGGCGCGCTTCGGCGGCGTGGAGGGCGCCCGCCTCGCGGAGCGGATCTTCCACCACGACACCCTCGCCTGCCTCGCGCGCATCGAGGTGGAGTCGCGGGGAGAGGCGGCGAGGTCGCGGCGGGAGTACTGTCTCCTGATGACCGAGAGGCTCCTCGACCTGCTGCGGTTCGACCGCGACCGCCGGATCGCGTTCTATCACCACGGGTACTCCTTCGAGATCGAGCTGGGACGGTGGGGGCCCGGCGAGCGGGACGCGCTGGAGCGGCACTATCGGTCGATCAAAGATGGGCTGCTCGAGCTCCTCCGCTCCGAGCCGGGTCGCGATCCGGCCTTCCTGTGGGGGGGTGTCGCGGCGGCCGCGGCCGCCGAAAGCTGCATCGAAGCCCTCCGCCCGCTGGTGGGCGATCTGCTCGGCGGGCTCGGCGCGGGGACGATCCGGAAGGGCGCCGCCGACCTCGCCTGGTCCCTCGCCCACATGCACGCGAACCGTCTGCAGATCGAGGCCGACGCCGAGGCGATCCTCCGCTACTTCATGCATCGCCTCCACGAGGAGGAGCGCATCGTCACGGCCTGA
- a CDS encoding thiopeptide-type bacteriocin biosynthesis protein, which produces MKAERCHYTLLHARREHHERVIHDLVIPVVREVRRSPELDSLFFVRYNEPDWQLRFRILGRPTWIDGTVHELVAGRLPALRERGLVDSWEFGMYQREYERYGGEEGMRLCEAFFLRDSLAVLDLIEAEERGQMGKTRREYSLVFVERFLDLMRFDRERRAEFYRRGYSWALDDGTFAAEDLVLLEDRYRDLREGLLALFGGAPAADPEGAYGGVVPACIARECLEASGPVVDEILSAHAAGRLRQDLVDLAWSLAHMHCNRLAVDVRAEAILRFFMHRLHSEETIV; this is translated from the coding sequence TTGAAAGCCGAGCGCTGCCACTACACGCTGCTGCACGCTCGGCGAGAGCACCACGAGCGCGTGATCCACGACCTCGTCATCCCCGTGGTGCGTGAGGTGCGGCGGAGCCCCGAGTTGGACTCGCTGTTCTTCGTCCGCTACAACGAGCCGGACTGGCAGCTCCGCTTCCGGATCCTCGGCCGACCGACCTGGATCGACGGGACCGTCCACGAGCTGGTCGCAGGGCGGCTGCCGGCCCTTCGCGAGCGAGGCCTCGTCGATTCCTGGGAGTTCGGCATGTACCAGCGCGAGTACGAGCGGTACGGCGGCGAGGAAGGCATGCGGCTCTGCGAGGCGTTCTTCCTCCGCGACTCCCTGGCGGTCCTGGACCTGATCGAGGCGGAGGAGCGGGGACAGATGGGGAAGACCCGCCGCGAGTACAGCCTCGTCTTCGTCGAGCGGTTCCTCGACCTGATGCGCTTCGACCGCGAGCGCCGCGCGGAATTCTACCGCCGGGGTTACTCCTGGGCCCTCGACGACGGGACCTTCGCCGCCGAGGATCTCGTCCTGCTCGAGGACCGCTACCGGGACCTCAGGGAAGGACTGCTGGCGCTCTTCGGCGGCGCGCCGGCGGCGGATCCCGAGGGAGCGTACGGCGGGGTCGTCCCCGCGTGCATCGCGCGCGAATGTCTCGAGGCGTCGGGACCGGTCGTGGACGAGATCCTCTCGGCCCACGCCGCCGGCAGGCTGCGGCAGGACCTCGTTGACCTCGCCTGGTCGCTCGCCCACATGCACTGCAACCGCCTCGCCGTCGACGTGAGGGCCGAGGCGATCCTGAGGTTCTTCATGCACCGGCTGCACTCGGAGGAGACGATCGTCTGA
- a CDS encoding thiopeptide-type bacteriocin biosynthesis protein yields MTSSPHRYARIETAAGRLDEALLELVAPLLVEIRSGSPPPGPVFFARFRREALVFVQDGTYPTGDAVWELVERRAREFRQNGIVIGCRFPEYEPEVERYGGEEGLDLAGRIFEEDSRAALALLGAEREGTFAATRREISLLLTERLLDLLRFDREARVSFYRFAYAWALKQGEWKDDEIRLLDDRYRQLEPGLEELLGAARSGDAESAYGGAEPARIAAAWADAARAIVDRLLEAHGAGRIPKDLESLAWSYSHMHCNRLGIAGEAEALLRFFMHRRYEHASEDGLPRVR; encoded by the coding sequence ATGACTTCGTCCCCCCATCGCTACGCCCGCATCGAGACCGCCGCGGGGCGCCTCGACGAGGCGCTCCTCGAGCTCGTGGCTCCCCTCCTCGTCGAGATCCGGTCCGGCTCGCCGCCGCCCGGGCCGGTCTTCTTCGCGCGCTTCCGGCGGGAGGCTCTCGTGTTCGTCCAGGACGGGACGTACCCGACGGGGGACGCCGTCTGGGAACTCGTGGAGCGCCGGGCCCGGGAGTTTCGCCAAAACGGCATCGTGATCGGCTGCCGGTTCCCCGAATACGAGCCCGAGGTCGAGCGGTACGGAGGCGAGGAAGGCCTGGACCTCGCGGGGAGGATCTTCGAGGAAGACTCGCGCGCCGCCCTCGCCCTGCTTGGGGCGGAGCGCGAGGGAACCTTCGCCGCCACCCGACGGGAGATCAGCCTGCTCCTCACGGAGCGCCTCCTCGACCTCCTGCGGTTCGACCGCGAGGCCCGCGTGTCGTTCTACCGGTTCGCCTATGCCTGGGCCCTTAAGCAGGGAGAGTGGAAGGACGACGAGATCCGCCTGCTCGACGACCGATACCGGCAGCTCGAGCCCGGCCTCGAGGAGCTCCTCGGCGCCGCGCGCTCCGGAGACGCCGAGTCGGCCTACGGCGGCGCCGAGCCCGCCCGGATCGCCGCGGCCTGGGCGGATGCGGCGCGAGCGATCGTGGACCGGCTCCTCGAGGCTCACGGTGCGGGGCGGATCCCGAAGGATCTCGAGAGCCTCGCCTGGTCCTACTCCCACATGCACTGCAACCGTCTCGGGATCGCGGGAGAGGCGGAGGCGCTCCTCCGCTTCTTCATGCATCGGAGGTACGAGCACGCATCGGAGGACGGCCTCCCCCGCGTGCGATGA
- a CDS encoding class I SAM-dependent methyltransferase — protein sequence MSDRHDAYRGIARHYDLQRMDWYAFTYGKRLQTLLTERGLAGSRILDAGCGTGSLAIALSKAGYTVTGVDLSEALLEVARAKDDRKAVRWVQGDLAELDLGETFDAITSVADVLNHLETLDEWERVLGRLALHLAPGGYLFFDAMTCHGLEHLDSYTIHDRENATLILGIIWEPPTRRSTLKLTSFVPADRPGLFERVSETITEWGQPVAAIFERLKRAGFAEIERLWGTSDEPEADERLTVLARRA from the coding sequence ATGAGCGACCGTCACGATGCTTACCGGGGGATCGCCCGCCACTACGATCTCCAGCGGATGGACTGGTACGCGTTCACCTACGGGAAGCGCCTGCAGACGCTCCTGACCGAGCGCGGTCTCGCGGGATCGAGAATCCTCGACGCAGGGTGCGGCACGGGCTCGCTCGCCATCGCGCTCTCGAAGGCGGGGTACACGGTCACCGGGGTCGACCTGTCGGAAGCGCTCCTCGAGGTGGCACGGGCCAAGGACGACCGGAAGGCGGTCCGCTGGGTCCAAGGCGACCTCGCGGAGCTCGACCTCGGCGAGACCTTCGACGCGATCACGAGCGTGGCCGACGTCCTCAACCACCTCGAGACCCTGGACGAGTGGGAGCGGGTTCTCGGCCGGCTCGCCCTGCACCTCGCGCCCGGCGGCTACCTCTTCTTCGATGCCATGACGTGCCACGGCCTCGAGCACCTCGACTCCTACACGATCCACGACCGCGAGAACGCCACGCTGATCCTGGGGATCATCTGGGAGCCCCCCACGCGGCGCTCGACCCTGAAGCTCACCTCGTTCGTCCCCGCCGACCGCCCCGGTTTGTTCGAGCGGGTCTCCGAGACCATCACCGAATGGGGCCAGCCCGTCGCCGCCATCTTCGAGCGACTGAAGCGGGCGGGCTTCGCCGAGATCGAGCGATTGTGGGGGACCTCGGACGAGCCCGAAGCGGACGAGCGCTTGACCGTGCTGGCACGGAGAGCGTGA
- a CDS encoding winged helix DNA-binding domain-containing protein, with product MHDEKLRAWWWRRQGLDGSLAERSAGDVLARTGWARSVGGVGPYLTLFARAVLDRQAVDAAVAALEIHELPSARGCTYVVPASDFALALTVGRGFANESDMRSARKLGVTEEEIDKLSAAVLKSLGGGPKTPEEIRVATGDAARSLGPEGKKKGLTTTLPLALGRLQSLGAIRRVPTDGRLDQQRYRYAVWRPNPLRDSRLTADGARTELARKFFGWIGPATLAEFQWFSGLGVSAAKAAAASLDLVPIDTGGDRLLLPADVDEFRSFKVPKRPQYALVSSLDGLFLLRRDFRGLLAPEDAARKVFGEKGLEPLGGLSDLPSHAIVDRGRLAGLWEYDPDEESIAWLAFGDRDRGLEDAVRRTEDYVRSQLGDARSFSLDSPKSRAPRIRSLRKQAAL from the coding sequence ATGCACGACGAGAAGCTGCGAGCGTGGTGGTGGCGCCGGCAGGGCCTGGACGGCTCGCTCGCGGAGCGATCGGCAGGCGACGTGCTGGCGCGGACCGGGTGGGCGCGATCCGTGGGCGGCGTCGGGCCCTACCTGACCCTGTTCGCGCGCGCAGTTCTCGACCGGCAGGCCGTCGACGCGGCCGTGGCCGCCCTCGAGATTCACGAGCTTCCCAGCGCGCGCGGCTGCACGTACGTGGTTCCCGCGTCGGATTTCGCCCTCGCCCTCACGGTGGGCCGGGGCTTCGCGAACGAATCGGACATGCGGTCGGCCCGGAAGCTCGGCGTCACCGAAGAAGAGATCGACAAGCTGTCCGCGGCGGTGCTGAAGTCGCTCGGGGGCGGCCCCAAGACCCCCGAGGAGATCCGCGTCGCGACGGGAGATGCCGCCCGGAGCCTCGGGCCCGAGGGGAAGAAGAAGGGACTGACCACCACCCTGCCCCTGGCTCTCGGACGGCTCCAATCCCTGGGGGCGATAAGGCGCGTGCCGACCGACGGCCGTCTCGATCAGCAGAGGTACCGCTACGCCGTCTGGCGTCCCAATCCGCTCCGGGATTCCCGTCTCACCGCTGACGGAGCGCGCACGGAGCTGGCGCGGAAGTTCTTCGGCTGGATCGGTCCGGCCACGCTCGCCGAGTTCCAGTGGTTCTCGGGGCTCGGCGTGAGCGCGGCGAAGGCCGCGGCGGCATCCCTCGACCTCGTTCCGATCGACACCGGCGGTGATCGGCTGCTGCTCCCGGCGGACGTCGACGAGTTCCGATCGTTCAAGGTCCCGAAGCGGCCGCAGTACGCCCTGGTGAGCAGTCTGGACGGTCTCTTCCTGCTCCGCCGGGACTTCAGGGGACTGCTCGCGCCCGAGGACGCCGCGCGCAAGGTCTTCGGAGAGAAGGGACTCGAGCCGCTGGGAGGCCTTTCCGATCTTCCCAGCCACGCCATCGTGGATCGCGGCCGCCTCGCCGGCCTCTGGGAGTACGACCCCGACGAGGAATCGATCGCGTGGCTCGCGTTCGGCGACCGGGACCGGGGCCTCGAAGATGCCGTTCGGCGCACGGAGGACTACGTTCGCTCCCAGCTGGGCGACGCGCGGTCTTTCAGCCTCGACAGCCCCAAGAGCCGGGCGCCTCGGATCCGGTCGCTGCGCAAGCAAGCCGCACTGTGA
- a CDS encoding energy transducer TonB translates to MLGLRAIVVLAGVLPLGLVPVAGATPPSPTDPPVPLLEESPWAPAGAAAAGVDPTASVVIHLDDRGKPCAVEVVRVDPSSPYDAAFVQAARDSILRWRFAPALRDGRRVESTVERQVRFRPPAPGGLGPPSRSRSVPDVSELDAGEKSLWRYVLSLSMPQRTELRDKLAGFADRRLSTLHRSRATTDRFEVATDVPGEDIASRIAHNLEASFGATNGLLASQVPPQPTQGRILVYVFSTQAAYRDLAQESHAPGGSEGFYHPVGLLAFHAELGANEVLTHVLLHEGVHAFLEAHVLRPGVTLPLWLDEGLAEYVANSDIKNGRVVPGSHSKRTTYRNAYVTWRGQSLATLDAGELKKAIRTGKAPSLPALVAAGSKEFYGEGAALYYSEAWLFVHFLRHGRPEWAGDAFPRFVLYLAEGFEAGESFVTVYGRPVADFAAEFQAYVKSF, encoded by the coding sequence ATGCTCGGCCTGCGCGCGATCGTCGTCCTCGCGGGAGTCCTGCCGCTCGGCCTCGTCCCCGTGGCCGGTGCGACGCCCCCGTCCCCCACCGATCCGCCGGTGCCGCTCCTCGAGGAGTCGCCGTGGGCTCCCGCTGGCGCCGCCGCAGCCGGCGTCGATCCGACGGCCTCGGTGGTCATCCATCTCGATGACCGCGGGAAACCTTGTGCGGTCGAGGTCGTTCGGGTGGACCCCTCGTCGCCGTACGACGCGGCGTTCGTGCAGGCGGCCCGAGACTCGATCCTCCGCTGGCGATTCGCGCCGGCTCTCCGGGACGGACGGCGCGTCGAGAGCACGGTGGAGCGCCAGGTGCGGTTCCGCCCGCCGGCCCCCGGCGGGCTCGGACCGCCCTCGCGGTCCCGATCCGTCCCGGACGTTTCGGAGCTGGACGCCGGGGAGAAGTCGCTCTGGCGCTACGTCCTCTCGCTCTCGATGCCCCAGCGGACCGAGCTGCGGGACAAGCTCGCCGGCTTCGCCGACCGGCGCCTCTCCACCCTGCATCGCTCCCGCGCGACCACCGACCGCTTCGAGGTGGCCACCGACGTGCCGGGAGAGGACATCGCCTCCAGGATCGCGCACAACCTCGAGGCCAGCTTCGGCGCCACGAACGGTCTGCTCGCGTCGCAGGTCCCGCCGCAACCCACCCAAGGGCGGATCCTCGTGTACGTCTTCTCGACCCAGGCCGCGTACAGGGACCTCGCCCAGGAGAGCCACGCCCCCGGCGGGAGCGAGGGGTTCTACCACCCGGTGGGACTCCTGGCGTTCCACGCCGAGCTGGGGGCGAACGAGGTCCTGACCCACGTGCTGCTACACGAGGGGGTGCACGCCTTCCTCGAGGCGCACGTCCTGCGTCCCGGGGTCACGCTCCCGCTCTGGCTCGACGAGGGGCTGGCCGAGTACGTCGCCAACTCGGACATCAAGAACGGTCGCGTGGTTCCGGGAAGCCACTCCAAGCGGACGACGTACCGTAACGCCTACGTCACCTGGCGCGGGCAGAGCCTCGCGACCCTCGACGCCGGCGAGCTCAAGAAGGCGATCCGCACGGGAAAGGCTCCCTCGCTTCCGGCGCTCGTTGCGGCAGGGAGCAAGGAGTTCTACGGCGAAGGCGCCGCGCTGTACTATTCCGAGGCTTGGCTCTTCGTCCACTTCCTGCGCCATGGCAGGCCCGAGTGGGCCGGCGACGCGTTTCCCCGCTTCGTCCTCTACCTCGCGGAGGGCTTCGAGGCGGGCGAGTCGTTCGTCACCGTGTATGGGCGGCCGGTGGCCGACTTCGCGGCGGAGTTCCAGGCGTACGTCAAGAGCTTCTGA
- a CDS encoding tetratricopeptide repeat protein produces the protein MRPRALAIVLALAAATAADARLPAEGCIHLLREARIARMMGADAQELEILRKAEREYPAEALPVMALIERVERPGATPEERERFLKTLEERIRNVDASVPSLVIGQLVENPASSRDELVEMRAAVDARLAKAPGDAVLLEASARLAERTGDPAAALAALVRLSAAAPAVDVEGWKLDLATALGRWQEAVEIARGMASRDPAAAEPRVAAGRALVELGRLEEATKEIAPLLGDAARRATAVREVMVPLAWRLWDEGKERESEDAFHAAVEADPDNRGVRFTLETLFASAEERRAARGPRPARLAGADEAGSLFNRGTERLMAGDAAAAFEQLQAAVKAAPDFEAAWFNLGVSAWKLGRWEQARRAFSEAASLKGDRAASFFYLGASLARLARCPEAVPALLRAVALDAGLRDAHGFLSECYRAMGRTTDADAEARRARASR, from the coding sequence TTGAGGCCGAGGGCGCTGGCGATCGTCCTGGCGCTCGCCGCGGCCACCGCCGCGGATGCGAGGCTCCCCGCCGAGGGGTGCATCCACCTGCTCCGGGAGGCGCGAATCGCGCGGATGATGGGCGCGGATGCGCAGGAGCTCGAGATTCTCCGCAAGGCGGAGCGCGAGTACCCGGCCGAAGCGCTCCCCGTGATGGCCCTGATCGAGCGGGTCGAGAGGCCGGGCGCAACGCCCGAGGAGCGGGAGCGGTTCCTCAAGACTCTCGAGGAGCGCATCAGGAACGTCGATGCGTCCGTCCCGTCCCTGGTGATCGGACAGCTCGTCGAGAACCCGGCGTCGTCCCGCGATGAGCTGGTGGAGATGCGCGCCGCCGTGGACGCGCGGCTCGCCAAGGCGCCGGGGGACGCGGTGCTCCTCGAGGCGTCGGCGAGGCTCGCCGAAAGAACCGGCGACCCCGCCGCCGCGCTCGCGGCCCTCGTCCGGCTCTCGGCCGCGGCTCCGGCGGTCGACGTCGAGGGGTGGAAGCTCGATCTCGCGACGGCCCTGGGCCGGTGGCAGGAAGCCGTCGAGATCGCCCGCGGGATGGCGTCGCGCGATCCCGCCGCGGCGGAGCCCCGCGTCGCGGCGGGACGGGCGCTCGTCGAGCTCGGCCGGCTCGAGGAGGCGACGAAGGAGATCGCGCCGCTGCTCGGCGACGCCGCGAGGCGCGCCACGGCCGTCCGCGAGGTGATGGTCCCCCTGGCGTGGCGGCTCTGGGACGAGGGGAAGGAGCGGGAGTCGGAGGACGCGTTCCACGCGGCGGTGGAGGCGGACCCCGATAACCGCGGGGTCAGGTTCACGCTGGAGACGCTCTTCGCGAGCGCCGAGGAGCGACGTGCGGCGCGCGGGCCCAGGCCGGCGCGGCTCGCCGGAGCGGACGAGGCGGGGAGCCTGTTCAACCGCGGGACCGAGCGGCTCATGGCGGGCGACGCCGCGGCGGCGTTCGAGCAGCTCCAGGCTGCGGTCAAGGCGGCGCCGGATTTCGAGGCGGCCTGGTTCAACCTCGGCGTGTCCGCTTGGAAGCTGGGTCGGTGGGAGCAGGCGCGGCGAGCGTTCTCCGAAGCCGCTTCCCTCAAGGGCGATCGAGCGGCGTCGTTCTTCTACCTCGGCGCTTCCCTCGCCCGGCTCGCGCGCTGCCCCGAGGCCGTGCCGGCGCTCCTGCGCGCGGTGGCGCTCGACGCCGGCCTGCGCGACGCGCACGGCTTTCTCTCGGAGTGCTACCGGGCGATGGGGCGAACCACCGACGCGGACGCGGAGGCTCGACGGGCCCGGGCGTCGAGGTGA